The Mariluticola halotolerans nucleotide sequence GGCGTGATCGGTCATGGAATTCCGCTTCTCTTAAAGGCTGCTCGACATTTGGTCGGTTCAAATTAACAGGCCAGCTATTGGCTCAAATGCGGGTGTGAGACATAACAGTTCCCGGTGATGAGTCAATCTCGGCAGTGGTTGCCGGGCGCACTATGATGGTTGCCAAGCTGCCTTGGCTTGGGCTTAGGTGGTTTTGAAACGGATTCGAATTGATCCGAAGAGGTTATAATGGGCGAAATCAGCAGTTCAGACAGTTATGAAGTCGCCTCGGAGCGTCTTGATCGCGCTCTGGCGCGGCTTGAAAAGGGGGTCGTCCGCCTTGGCGAGCAGGGGCGATCCCTTGCGGCGGTTGAAAAAGAACGTCAGCAATTGCGCGCAGACCGTAACCGGCTTTCCGCCGATCTTGAACGTGTGCAGCAAAAAGCCGCGCGGTTGGATGAAGGCGCGGCACAGGTCTCCCGCCGATTGGTGGATGCCATGGAAACGGTCAAATCCGTGCTCGCGAAATAGTTGAGGCTGGAGGAGAAACCAATGGCCGAAGTCAGTATCGAGATCAATGGGCGCAAATATCGCATGGCGTGCGAAGACGGGCAGGAGGATCACCTCCAAAGCCTTGGTTTGCGTTTTGACAAGCATGTCAGCAGTTTCAAGGGTGATTTTGGCGAGATTGGCGATAACCGTTTGACGGTTATGGCGGGCATTTCCGTGATGGACAGTCTCGTGGAAGCCGAACGCCGCCTTGAAAGCCTTAAAGCGGAACTGGATGAAATTACCCGTGCCGGGCAGGCGCTGGCGGCGGAAAGCGAAGAGCTGGAAACCCGGTTTGCCAGCCGCATGTCGGAGGCGGCGCGCAAGATTGAACTGGCGGCTTCCGTGATTGAAGCGGCCAATCAGGATGGTGCGGAGAACTAGAATTTCAGATGCTGGCATTTGCCCCTTTGCGCCGGGGCAATGTTAGCACTATATGAGTGTTGCTGCCCGGTGCGTGTAGGATAAGTATTCCCGGGGCCTTATCGATCTTAAGGGAGCTGTGCCTGACCGGACCCGTGGGTTCGGACATACGGTGCCCACCTACTATGTAGGTTCCGGGATCGTCATCCCACGGCCAGGGCGGCACCTAATTGACGAGAACAGGATAAGCCGTTTGGCCGACAATCTGATCGAAGAAGCCAAAGCCGCTCTGCGTGAGCAGGCCCGCCAGCAACGTGCAGCGCTTGGTTCTGCCCTCAGGTCGGAGGCTGTAACCCAGGCCGCCGAACATTTTTTTGCGGATGTGGAGATTGGCGAGGGGCAGATTGTTGCCGCCTACTGGCCCATTCGCGACGAGATTGACTGCAAACCTGTTCTGGCGCGGTTGATGGACAGTTTTCAGCCGGTCTGTCTGCCCGTGATCACCGGCGATGATACCCCGTTGCAGTTCCGGCGCTGGGCGCTGGGCGCGGCGCTTTACGAGGCCGGGTTCGGCACGCTGGCCCCGCCCGATGATGCGCCGGTTGTGGAACCTGATGTGATCATCATTCCCCTGCTTGGTTTCGACCGGGCGGGCACACGGCTCGGCTATGGCAAGGGTCATTACGACCGCACGATTGCCGTAATGCAAAAAAAACCGGTGTTGATCGGCTATGCGTTCGCCGCGCAGGAGCTGGACAGTATTCCGGCCGATGATCATGACGTGCCGCTTGATTATCTGGTGACCGAAACCGGCGTCACACGGTTTTCCTGAGCATGCGGATTTTGTTTCTGGGCGATGTTGTTGGACGGGCTGGCCGCGAGGCGGTCAGCAATCGCCTGCCGGGCCTGATTGATCGGCTGGCGCTCGACTTCGTTATCGTCAATGGTGAGAATGCCAGTCATGGCAAGGGCCTGACGGAAAGCCATTTCAAGGATATCAAGGATGCCGGTGCCGATGTGGTGACCCTTGGCGATCACGCCTGGGATCAGCGCGACACGCTCAGCTATATCGAGCGGGAACCGACGCTGGTACGACCCATCAACATGTCGCCCGATGCGCCGGGACGCGGGGCCATGCTCTGTCATGGCCGCAATGGTCACCGGGTCCTGGTGGTGCAGGGGCAGGGCCGGGTGTTCATGAACCCGGTCGACGATCCCTTCCGGGCCATCGAGACGGCTGTCGACGAATGCCCGCTTGAATTCATTGCGGATGCCATTGTGGTTGATCTGCATGCCGAGGCGACCTCGGAAATGCAGGCGATGGGCCATTTTCTCGATGGCAAGGTCTCGCTGGTTGTGGGCACCCATACCCATATCCCCACATCCGATCACCGTATCCTGTCCGGCGGGACCGGGTTGATGTCGGACGCGGGCATGTGTGGCGATTATGACAGTGTCATCGGAATGGAAGCGGATGAGCCGCTCAACCGGTTCCTGACCGGTATTCCGCGCGGGCGCTTTATTCCCGCCGAGGGGCAGGCCAGCCTGTCGGGCGTTGTCATCGAAACCGATCCGAAAACCGGGCTGTGCACCTATATTGCGCCCTTGCGGGTGGGCGGCAGCCTGAGCGAAACCGTGCCTGATTTCGGTGGTTCTACCGCATAGATTCACACCGGTATTTGCACCGGCTATTCCACAGCATTCCCGAAAAAACTTGCCATCAATGTTTTGATCGGTTCGGATACCGGGCAGGGATGAGCAGGGATTGCAAATCACTGAGCACCTGCTCCTTCAGACGGCGCTGCAGCGCCGGGCCAACGGTTCAATGCCGAAAAGCGGGAGCGGGTTCATGGACGTGATCATCGATTTTCTCAATGATATTTTCTGGGGCTACGTATTGATTTACGGGCTTTTGGCGGTGGGGATATTCTTCACCGTCCGGCTGGGATTTGTGCAATTTGTCCATTTCCCCGAAATGTTCCGGGCAGTCCTGGGCTCGCGTGAGGGCGACAAGGCGGGTATCAGCCCGTTCCAGGCATTGTGCACCAGTCTCGCCTCGCGGGTTGGCACGGGCAATCTGGCCGGTGTGGCCGTCGCGCTTTATCTCGGCGGGCCGGGCGCGATTTTCTGGATGTGGATGGTGGCGCTGGTTGGCATGGCCACGGCTTATGCGGAATCCACCCTGGCGCAGCTCTACAAAACCAAAAACGAGAATGGCGAATATCGTGGCGGGCCGGCTTTTTACATCGCGCGCGGGCTGAATGCGCCCTGGGCGGGGGCGGTTTTCTCGGTCTGTCTGATCCTGGCGTTCGGGCTGGTGTTCAACGCGGTGCAGGCCAATTCGATCGCCGATGCCATGCAGGGCGCTTTTGGTTTCGAGAAAATCTGGGTCGGGATCGCCCTGGCCGCTTTGACCGCTATCGTCATTTTCGGTGGTATCCGGCAGATCGCGCGGGTCGCGGAAATCATCGTGCCGTTCATGGCAGGGCTTTATCTGCTGGTCGCGCTTTATATCGTTGCCATGCACATCACAGAAGTCCCCGGGGTTCTGGCGATGATCGTCAAAAGCGCCTTCGGGTTTGATGCGGCGGCGGGCGGTCTGGTGGCGGCCATGCTCAATGGCGTCAAACGCGGTCTGTTCTCCAATGAGGCCGGCATGGGGTCTGCGCCCAATATTGCCGCCGTTGCCACGCCCAATCCGCACCACCCCTCTTCGCAGGGGTTTGTGCAGGCTTTGGGCGTGTTCATCGACACGCTGCTGATCTGTACGGCGACGGCGCTGATGATCCTGTTGTCCGGTGTCATGGTGCCGGGTTCGGAACTGACGGGCACGCCTTTGACCCAGGCGGCAATGACCGTGCATATCGGCGGAGCCGGGCAATATTTCATTGCCATCGCCATTCTGTTCTTCGCTTTCACCTCGATCATCGGCAATTATTCCTATGCGGAAAATGCCATGACCTTTCTCAAGGCGGGCAATACAACCGGGCTGACCGTTTTGCGGCTCGGGGTTCTGGCAATGGTGGTCTGGGGTGCCTACGAAAGTGTGGCGACCGTCTTCAACGCTGCCGACGCCTCAATGGGGCTGATGGCGACGGTCAACCTGATTGCCATCGTTCTGCTGTCGGGAACCGTCGTCAAGCTGACCCGCGATTACACGGTTCAGCGCAAGGCGGGCCGTACGCCGATCTTTCATGCCGAGGATTATCCCGAGCTTGTTGAACGGATTGACGAGAACATCTGGAACCGGCGCGATCCGGGCTAGATTCTGTGCGTGACGGGCGGGGTTTCGGCCCCGTCCGGCCACTTTTGCGGTGACAGCGGGGCCGCCCATTGCCCAAAAATCCTCTTTCCCCTTTTGACGCCATGGCGAGAGTTACTTATAAGCGTCGCAAATTCGACGAAAACGGATGAACCAGGGGCATCAATGGCCGGCCATTCACAGTTCAAGAACATCATGCACCGCAAGGGCCGTCAGGACGCGGTGCGCTCGAAGCTTTTCTCAAAGCTCTCAAAGGAAATCACCGTTGCGGCAAAAATGGGCGCGCCGGACCCGGACATGAATCCGCGTCTGCGCCTGGCAATCAACAATGCCAAGGCCCAGTCCATGCCCAAGGACAATATCCAGCGGGCGGTCAACAAGGCCTCGATGGGTGATGTCGAGAATTATGACGAGATCCGCTACGAGGGCTATGGCCCCGGTGGCGTTGCGATCATCGTTGAAGCCCTCACAGACAACCGTAACCGCACGGCCTCCAATGTACGGGCCACCTTCTCAAAGAACGGCGGCGCACTGGGCGAAAGCAATACCGTTGCCTTCATGTTCGACCGGGTTGGCGAAATTGTTTATCCCGCCAGTGCCGGCGACGCGGATACCGTGATGGAAGCGGCGATTGAAGCGGGCGCCGATGATGTCGTCTCGGATGAAAACGGTCACACGATCTATTGCACTTTCGAGGCGATTGGCGATGTCTCCACCGCGCTGGAAAAGGCGCTGGGAGAAGCCGAATCGGTCAAGCCGATCTGGAAGCCGCAGAACGGCACCCCGGTTGATGCCGAAAAGGGGGCAACCCTGATGAAGCTGCTCGCCGCACTCGATGACGATGATGACGTGCAAAACGTCTATGCGAATTTCGAGATGAGCGACGAAGACATGGCGAAAATCTCCGACTAGCGCAAAACCTTTTGCCCGCCTTGCCCGATCAGCCGGTTGCGCCGGTCAGGGCAGGCGGCAATGGTCTTTTATCGTCTTTTACATGATCCAGCCGGGCGCGATTGCGCCCGTCCTGTTTGGCCGCGTAAAGCCGCTGGTCAGCCGCGCGATAGAGCATGGCGAATGCGCTCGGTTCCGTGGCGACAATGCCGCCTATGCTGACCGACAGGTCATGCCGCGCGCCATCAGGGGCAAAATGCGCGGCCGCCACCGCCTGGCGGATGCGTTCAGCGATCTGGCGCGCCTGGGCATCGTCTCCGCCCGGCAGAAAAGCGCCAAATTCCTCACCACCGATACGCCCCAGCATGTCGCCGGCCCGGATGGCAGACTGGATAGCGTCGGCAACGATGCCGAGCGCAATATCGCCCTGATCATGACCGAAGCGGTCATTCACCCGCTTGAAATTGTCGATATCGATGATCAGCAACGCGCAGGGGCGGTGCGGGGTGGCATATTGCAGGGCGATATCCACTGATGCGGTGAAGCCGCGCCGGTTCATGCAATCGAGCAGGCTGTCGGTATAGGCGAGCCGTTGCAGTACCCGGTTGTCCTCCAGCATCTGATAATGCCGGATCATGAAAAAGCCGGCCACGGGCACGGCCAGCAGCAATGGCAGAATCAGGGCCAGCAGAATGCCCGTGATCTCCAGATTGCCTGTAAAAACCAGCATGATCCCCGTGGCAATGAACGCTGAAATAACCAGCGTTCCCAAAGTGATAGCCAGTGTCCACAAAATCACGTTTGCCCATGCGATTGCGGGCAGTTTCGGAATTGGTCCAACCATTGCGATGCGTCCCCTTGCTGCCCCCGCGGCGAACCTAGTTTTGACCTGTGAACATGACCTTCCTTCAAAAGTTAAAATTTTAACGATCTGGTCAGGTTTTGGTGGATTTGTTTCTGGTTTGTTCACACAAGTCTTGGTAGGTTTGCCGGAGTTGAATAGGGTTGTTCATGGCAAATATTGTACGAATCATTGGCATTGATCCGGGCTTGCGGAAATGCGGCTGGGGCATAATCGAGAGCAATGGCAACAGGTTGCAGTTCGTGGCGGCGGGCACATTGACGCCACCGGTGCAGGGCGAGCTGGCCTATCGGCTGGCCTTCCTGTTCGAGGGGCTGACGGCCCTGATAAAAAAGTACCAGCCAGATGAAGCGGCTGTGGAAGAAACCTATGTCAACAAGGGTGCGCGCTCGGCGCTGCAACTTGGTCAGGCGCGCGGGGTGGTTTTGATGACCCCGGCAGCGCTCGGTTTGCCGGTGGGCGAATATGCGGCCAACCTGGTCAAGAAATCGGTGGTGGGCACGGGCCATGCGGACAAGAACCAGATTCAGCTGATGATCAAGACACTGCTGCCCGCGGCGGATTTCAACAGCGCGGATGCGGCGGATGCCCTGGCGATTGCCATTTGCCATGCGCATCACCGGCGCGATCTCAGGCTACAGGCGGTACGGGCATGATCGGTAAACTCAAGGGGATTGTTGACAGTTTCGGCGATGATTTCGTGCTGCTCGATGTGGGGGGTGTCTGTTACGAGGCGTTTTGTTCCTCGCGCTCGCTGGCAGCGCTGCCAAAACCGGGTGAGGCGGCAACGCTGTTTGTTGAAATGATCGTGCGCGAAGACATGATCCGGCTTTACGGCTTTTCCGGTCAGGCGGAGAAATCCTGGTTCCGCACGCTCACCGGTGTGCAGGGTGTGGGCGCGCGTGTCGCGCTTGCCATTCTCTCGGTGCTGACCTCTTCCGAACTGGCCAGCGCCATTGCCCTGCAGGACAAGACGGCGATTGGCCGGGCCAATGGCGTTGGTCCCAAACTGGCGCAGCGCATTGTGACCGAACTGAAGGGCAAGGCGCCCGATCTTGGTGCGGTGGATGCCGGGGCGCTCGGGTTGCAGACAGCGCTTGGTGATGGAGCTGCTGCCGGCAATGTCACCGATGCGGTGTCGGCACTCACCAATCTTGGCTATTCCAGCCAGTTGGCGTCCGGTGCGGTGGCGCGGATCATTGCCAGAGAGGGCGAAGATGTGCCAACCGAGAAACTCATTCGCCTTGGACTTCGGGAGTTGAGTAGTTGACGGATCTGACTTCGGCCGATGCGGGTCGTGACAGCGAGCTTGATGTGTCGCTGCGGCCCTCCGGTTTCGACCAGTTTGTGGGTCAGGAAGCGGCGCGGGCCAATCTGCAGGTGTTCATCGAGGCGGCGCGCCAGCGCAAGTCGGCGCTGGATCATGTGCTGTTTGTCGGCCCGCCGGGGTTGGGCAAAACCACGCTGGCGCAAATCGTGGCGCGCGAACTCGGGGTTGGCTTTCGGGCGACCTCCGGCCCGGTTATCACCAAGGCCGGTGATCTGGCGGCGCTGCTGACCAATCTTGAAGACCGCGACGTGTTGTTCATCGACGAAATTCACCGCTTGAGCCCGGCGGTCGAGGAAATCCTTTATCCGGCGATGGAAGATTTCCAGCTCGATCTGATTATCGGCGAGGGGCCGGCAGCGCGTTCGGTGCGGATTGATCTCGCCCGGTTCACGCTGGTTGCCGCCACCACCCGTGCGGGTCTTTTGACCACGCCCTTGCGCGACCGGTTTGGCATTCCGGTCCGGCTCAATTTCTATACGCCCGAAGAACTGGTCAAAATCGTCTCGCGGGGCGCGGGCCTGCTCGGCGTCGGCATGAGTGCCGACGGGGCGCTTGAAATTGCGCGCCGTTCGCGCGGTACACCGCGTATTGCCGGGCGGCTGCTGCGCCGGGTCACCGATTTTGCCCTTGTTGATGGCGCGCCCGAAATCAACGCGTCTGTAGCCGACAAGGCCCTGTTACGGCTCGATGTGGATGCGCGCGGCCTTGATCTGCTCGACAGGCGGTATCTCGATATCATTGCCGAGCATTATAATGGCGGCCCGGTCGGGATCGAAACCATTGCCGCCGCGCTTTCCGAACCGCGCGATGCAATTGAGGATATTGTCGAGCCCTATTTGATGCAGCAGGGCTTTATCCAGCGCACCCCGCGCGGCCGCATGATGACCGGCACCGCCTTCCAGCACCTCGGCCGCTCAGTGCCGCAAGGGTTCGTCGGCGGGCAGTCCGGATTGTTCGACGAACCGGAAAGCTGATCTTTAGCACCGCCGACGCGGCGCACTGGATTCCCGTTTTCGCAGGGAATGACGGAGTGGGTGTGGAACGCCCCAAACCCTCATCCCCCAGATCGTCACCCTCGGGCTTGACCCGAGGGCCCATGACCAACCATCCAGATTAGATGAAGGGCAGGTCAGTCCCAACCTTCCCGCACCACACTCCCACCCGTGGTTGCTGCCCAATCGCATGGGTACTCGGGTCAAGCCCGAGTATGACGATCGGAGATAGGACAACAAATGGCACGTCCCCCTTCCTTCTCCCTCGGGCCTGACCCGAGGGTCCATACGATATCGGCCACATCGCATGGATGCCCGGATCAAGTCCGGGCAAAAAGGGGTGAAGGGCTAGATCTCGCCCAAACCCAATCACAAATCCCTCGTCGTCATTGCGAGCGGCGAAGCCGCGCGGCAATCCAGAGCGGCACGCACATAACCCGGCGACCTTCTTCTCCCTCCCCCTTGTGGGGAGGGTTTAAGGGTGGGGGTTGGCCCAAAGGGCCAAACAAAGACTCTGCGATCTCTCCGCACAAACCGCGCTTGTGGCTCCACCCCACCCGACCCGGCTGTGCCGGGCCACCCTCCCCATCAAGGGGAGGGAAAACCACCGCCCCCCACAAAACTTATCGACGCCCCCCAAACCCCGTTTATCCTCATCCCACCTTTTCACATCACCGGCGCC carries:
- a CDS encoding cell division protein ZapA — encoded protein: MAEVSIEINGRKYRMACEDGQEDHLQSLGLRFDKHVSSFKGDFGEIGDNRLTVMAGISVMDSLVEAERRLESLKAELDEITRAGQALAAESEELETRFASRMSEAARKIELAASVIEAANQDGAEN
- a CDS encoding alanine/glycine:cation symporter family protein, translating into MDVIIDFLNDIFWGYVLIYGLLAVGIFFTVRLGFVQFVHFPEMFRAVLGSREGDKAGISPFQALCTSLASRVGTGNLAGVAVALYLGGPGAIFWMWMVALVGMATAYAESTLAQLYKTKNENGEYRGGPAFYIARGLNAPWAGAVFSVCLILAFGLVFNAVQANSIADAMQGAFGFEKIWVGIALAALTAIVIFGGIRQIARVAEIIVPFMAGLYLLVALYIVAMHITEVPGVLAMIVKSAFGFDAAAGGLVAAMLNGVKRGLFSNEAGMGSAPNIAAVATPNPHHPSSQGFVQALGVFIDTLLICTATALMILLSGVMVPGSELTGTPLTQAAMTVHIGGAGQYFIAIAILFFAFTSIIGNYSYAENAMTFLKAGNTTGLTVLRLGVLAMVVWGAYESVATVFNAADASMGLMATVNLIAIVLLSGTVVKLTRDYTVQRKAGRTPIFHAEDYPELVERIDENIWNRRDPG
- the ruvC gene encoding crossover junction endodeoxyribonuclease RuvC; this translates as MANIVRIIGIDPGLRKCGWGIIESNGNRLQFVAAGTLTPPVQGELAYRLAFLFEGLTALIKKYQPDEAAVEETYVNKGARSALQLGQARGVVLMTPAALGLPVGEYAANLVKKSVVGTGHADKNQIQLMIKTLLPAADFNSADAADALAIAICHAHHRRDLRLQAVRA
- a CDS encoding TIGR00282 family metallophosphoesterase, with the protein product MRILFLGDVVGRAGREAVSNRLPGLIDRLALDFVIVNGENASHGKGLTESHFKDIKDAGADVVTLGDHAWDQRDTLSYIEREPTLVRPINMSPDAPGRGAMLCHGRNGHRVLVVQGQGRVFMNPVDDPFRAIETAVDECPLEFIADAIVVDLHAEATSEMQAMGHFLDGKVSLVVGTHTHIPTSDHRILSGGTGLMSDAGMCGDYDSVIGMEADEPLNRFLTGIPRGRFIPAEGQASLSGVVIETDPKTGLCTYIAPLRVGGSLSETVPDFGGSTA
- a CDS encoding DUF4164 family protein, yielding MGEISSSDSYEVASERLDRALARLEKGVVRLGEQGRSLAAVEKERQQLRADRNRLSADLERVQQKAARLDEGAAQVSRRLVDAMETVKSVLAK
- the ruvA gene encoding Holliday junction branch migration protein RuvA — its product is MIGKLKGIVDSFGDDFVLLDVGGVCYEAFCSSRSLAALPKPGEAATLFVEMIVREDMIRLYGFSGQAEKSWFRTLTGVQGVGARVALAILSVLTSSELASAIALQDKTAIGRANGVGPKLAQRIVTELKGKAPDLGAVDAGALGLQTALGDGAAAGNVTDAVSALTNLGYSSQLASGAVARIIAREGEDVPTEKLIRLGLRELSS
- a CDS encoding GGDEF domain-containing protein encodes the protein MVGPIPKLPAIAWANVILWTLAITLGTLVISAFIATGIMLVFTGNLEITGILLALILPLLLAVPVAGFFMIRHYQMLEDNRVLQRLAYTDSLLDCMNRRGFTASVDIALQYATPHRPCALLIIDIDNFKRVNDRFGHDQGDIALGIVADAIQSAIRAGDMLGRIGGEEFGAFLPGGDDAQARQIAERIRQAVAAAHFAPDGARHDLSVSIGGIVATEPSAFAMLYRAADQRLYAAKQDGRNRARLDHVKDDKRPLPPALTGATG
- a CDS encoding 5-formyltetrahydrofolate cyclo-ligase, producing the protein MADNLIEEAKAALREQARQQRAALGSALRSEAVTQAAEHFFADVEIGEGQIVAAYWPIRDEIDCKPVLARLMDSFQPVCLPVITGDDTPLQFRRWALGAALYEAGFGTLAPPDDAPVVEPDVIIIPLLGFDRAGTRLGYGKGHYDRTIAVMQKKPVLIGYAFAAQELDSIPADDHDVPLDYLVTETGVTRFS
- the ruvB gene encoding Holliday junction branch migration DNA helicase RuvB; translation: MTDLTSADAGRDSELDVSLRPSGFDQFVGQEAARANLQVFIEAARQRKSALDHVLFVGPPGLGKTTLAQIVARELGVGFRATSGPVITKAGDLAALLTNLEDRDVLFIDEIHRLSPAVEEILYPAMEDFQLDLIIGEGPAARSVRIDLARFTLVAATTRAGLLTTPLRDRFGIPVRLNFYTPEELVKIVSRGAGLLGVGMSADGALEIARRSRGTPRIAGRLLRRVTDFALVDGAPEINASVADKALLRLDVDARGLDLLDRRYLDIIAEHYNGGPVGIETIAAALSEPRDAIEDIVEPYLMQQGFIQRTPRGRMMTGTAFQHLGRSVPQGFVGGQSGLFDEPES
- a CDS encoding YebC/PmpR family DNA-binding transcriptional regulator, whose protein sequence is MAGHSQFKNIMHRKGRQDAVRSKLFSKLSKEITVAAKMGAPDPDMNPRLRLAINNAKAQSMPKDNIQRAVNKASMGDVENYDEIRYEGYGPGGVAIIVEALTDNRNRTASNVRATFSKNGGALGESNTVAFMFDRVGEIVYPASAGDADTVMEAAIEAGADDVVSDENGHTIYCTFEAIGDVSTALEKALGEAESVKPIWKPQNGTPVDAEKGATLMKLLAALDDDDDVQNVYANFEMSDEDMAKISD